The following are from one region of the Nicotiana tomentosiformis chromosome 7, ASM39032v3, whole genome shotgun sequence genome:
- the LOC138895774 gene encoding uncharacterized protein, with protein MVKEYPNNDMTENMLQQTFNRGINITNQCVVNQLAGVNFMTMPFAEACDILDEMAETSSAWQSQANVLQVKVQLNQVQDPKQVHAMEGVNVLVNKKRTKGPQMQIRVENYMQDDGGFDQDDSYNEQEEEVQYVNNFQGQRNNFQGSNQQQWRSQNNHGNWNSNNQGNWHNNNNQGNWSGNNQGNWGGNNQGG; from the exons atggttaaggaatatcctaacaacgatatgacggagaacatgttGCAACAAACCTTCAATCGTGGGATTAAcataaccaaccaatgtgtagtgaatcaactagccGGTGTAAACTTCATGACAATGCCTTTTGCGGAGGCGTGTGACATTCTAGATGAGATGGCGGAAACATCATCGGCTTGGCAATCCCAAGCTAATGTTCTACAAG TAAAGGTTCAACTCAATCAAGTGCAAGATCCTAAGCAAGTTCATGCTATGGAGGGAGTTAATGTTTTGGTCAACAAGAaaaggaccaagggtccacaaatgCAAATCCGAGTGGAGAACTATATGCAAGATGATGgcggttttgatcaagatgattcttataatgagcaagaggaggaagttcaatatgtgaacaattttcaagggcaaagaaataacttccaaggctcaaatcaacaacaatggcgatcaCAAAATAACcatggcaattggaattctaacaatcaagggaattggcataataacaacaaccaaggaaattggagtggaaacaaccaaggaaattggggaggcaacaatcaaggtggtTAG